In Sphaeramia orbicularis chromosome 1, fSphaOr1.1, whole genome shotgun sequence, a genomic segment contains:
- the zfp91 gene encoding E3 ubiquitin-protein ligase ZFP91 — protein sequence MEAAADRTGDVNTGEDATEDKAVEQTTATSTAVTPRRGLRERGAGRPRSGVSASLMDVNGAAPSPQGSGRVLRDRSTRAVPAWLKDTKSDDDEEEPSIDTGASKRRKVSNGRRKKNSESAGSAEAGGGVAGDSLQATDSQDPQKPATETQALPSRRPPAQTRAKPPSGRTARGSAKPVCKTEPAMENPAVEDDVNDKEKYEIKKKEEESDDVAMPVLDDEDPAFQDDPTDLNYQPHSQSGAEEDEGLSSDEDVPFRDDLNDQSYDPKAERNKIEGIDNVEGVEEEVKQEEQTSEDPDGPRKRGRRKKDDKTPRLPKRRKKPPVQYVRCEMEGCGTVLAHPRYLQHHIKYQHLLKKKYVCPHPSCGRLFRLQKQLLRHAKHHTDQRDYICEFCARAFKSSHNLAVHRMIHTGEKPLQCEICGFTCRQKASLNWHMKKHDADATYQFSCSICGKKFEKKDCVVAHKAKSHPEVLIAEALAANAGALITTPASLLELQGNPVQAEVTSLDVGQIGQDAHVEQLSQEGQVGQQVAQVSQMGHTAQQVSHQVVLLGQDQSLHTMQVPVTIALSPIDPPSPADNQQQTHLQLQMPVQFVQAAQQSQDPQIQQLTLHSSSVVTQHQPQLQPLQSYSSQPQSQGQTQILQMTFQPVSQSQTHIQQIPILATSQQLQTLQTATPSPALLSPPQTHSQVPSTANGDSFILDNPVLSSSSPSGSSLQQTEVVGDDSVVWEQTGQGDVLSDGTDRHVQQTLM from the exons ATGGAAGCGGCGGCCGACCGAACCGGGGATGTAAATACAGGTGAAGACGCGACGGAGGACAAGGCCGTAGAGCAGACCACGGCCACCAGTACGGCCGTAACCCCGCGGAGGGGGCTCAGAGAGCGGGGAGCGGGGCGCCCGAGGTCCGGCGTCTCCGCTTCATTAATGGACGTTAATGGAGCTGCGCCGAGCCCGCAGGGGTCTGGAAGGGTGTTAAGGGACCGGTCAACGAGGGCAGTACCGGCGTGGTTGAAGGACACCAAAAGCGACGACGACGAAGAAGAACCTAGCATAGACACCGGTGCATCTAAGCGGAGGAAAGTTTCCAATGGCAGGCGGAAGAAAAATTCAGAATCTGCGGGTTCGGCTGAGGCTGGTGGGGGGGTCGCAGGTGACAGCCTTCAAGCCACAGA CTCACAGGATCCACAGAAACCTGCCACAGAAACTCAAG CTCTTCCCTCCAGACGCCCCCCAGCACAAACCCGTGCCAAGCCCCCGTCTGGCAGGACCGCCCGTGGCTCTGCCAAGCCTGTATGTAAGACCGAACCTGCAATGGAAAATCCAGCTG TGGAAGATGATGTCAACGATAAAGAGAAGTATGAAAT taaaaagaaagaagaggaaagtgaTGATGTTGCTATGCCAGTGCTGGATGACGAGGACCCTGCATTTCAGGATGACCCAACAGACCTCAACTACCAGCCACACAGTCAGAG tggtgcAGAAGAGGATGAAGGTCTCAGCAGTGATGAAGATGTTCCTTTTAGGGATGACTTGAATGACCAGAGCTACGACCCGAAGGCTGAAAG AAATAAAATAGAAGGTATCGACAATGTGGAGGGGGTGGAAGAGGAGGTGAAGCAGGAGGAACAAACATCAGAGGACCCAGATGGACCCAGGAA gCGAGGGAGACgaaaaaaagatgataaaactCCACGGCTGCCTAAGAGAAG GAAGAAGCCCCCAGTACAGTATGTGCGCTGTGAGATGGAAGGATGTGGCACAGTTCTTGCTCATCCACGCTACCTACAG CACCATATAAAGTACCAGCATTTGCTCAAGAAGAAGTACGTTTGTCCTCATCCCTCCTGTGGAAGGCTCTTCCGGCTGCAGAAGCAGCTGCTGCGTCACGCTAAACATCACACAG ATCAGAGAGATTATATCTGTGAATTTTGTGCTCGTGCCTTCAAGAGCTCACACAACCTGGCTGTGCACCGTatgatccacacaggagagaaaccCCTGCA ATGTGAGATCTGTGGCTTCACCTGCCGACAGAAGGCATCTCTGAACTGGCATATGAAGAAGCATGATGCTGATGCCACCTATCAGTTCTCCTGCTCCATTTGTGGCAAAAAGTTTGAGAAGAAGGACTGCGTAGTGGCCCATAAAGCCAAGAGTCACCCGGAGGTCTTAATAGCTGAGGCCCTGGCAGCCAATGCTGGTGCCCTCATCACAACCCCTGCCTCCTTGCTAGAACTGCAGGGAAACCCTGTGCAAGCAGAGGTCACCAGCCTGGACGTCGGCCAAATAGGGCAGGATGCGCACGTGGAGCAGTTGAGCCAGGAAGGTCAAGTTGGGCAGCAAGTGGCTCAGGTATCTCAGATGGGTCACACGGCGCAGCAAGTGAGTCACCAGGTGGTTTTACTGGGACAAGACCAGAGTCTCCATACCATGCAGGTACCAGTGACGATCGCCCTGTCTCCCATTGACCCCCCTTCACCGGCTGACAACCAGCAACAGACTCACCTCCAGCTTCAGATGCCCGTCCAGTTTGTGCAGGCGGCTCAGCAGTCCCAGGATCCCCAAATCCAGCAGCTGACTCTCCATTCCAGCTCAGTGGTGACCCAGCATCAACCCCAGCTCCAGCCGCTACAGTCCTACTCCTCCCAGCCGCAGAGCCAAGGGCAGACACAAATTCTACAAATGACCTTCCAGCCGGTCAGCCAGTCTCAGACCCATATTCAGCAGATCCCCATCCTAGCAACTTCACAACAGCTCCAGACCCTGCAGACAGCTACACCAAGCCCTGCTCTCCTGTCTCCACCCCAAACCCACTCCCAGGTTCCATCCACCGCTAATGGGGACAGCTTTATTCTCGACAATCCGGtgctctcttcctcttctccctctGGCAGCTCCCTCCAGCAGACAGAGGTGGTGGGAGATGATAGTGTAGTGTGGGAGCAGACAGGGCAAGGGGACGTTTTGTCTGATGGCACTGACAGACATGTGCAGCAGACCCTGATGTAA
- the LOC115422271 gene encoding uncharacterized protein LOC115422271: MNSLVGYGVSSDSDSDPEDVNNTNSSTQKELAVTKTRNFLLESGSASSDSEEEDPQLSSPPAKTLTPEPAPSAASQSTLPAPSLASPTSNKLPPPPLHTSIDSSVFANPFKAQADQKLSALQKHVPLTIEAKRSHIGGKRVCEAYRKNGRCRFDTKCKFAHDSGLQTPVIPTDSHSSARAEARGSSEARSGAIGSNSQSSQQETAEEESEGQKVKKRRVGLSNSLIPPKRALKQYAMQKDRERINMS; encoded by the exons ATGAACTCACTGGTTGGCTACGGGGTGTCCTCCGACTCTGACAGCGACCCAGAGGatgtaaacaacacaaacag CTCTACTCAGAAGGAGCTAGCTGTCACCAAGACCCGAAACTTCTTACTGGAGTCCGGTTCAGCTTCCAGTGACTCAGAAGAAGAGGACCCACAGCTGTCATCACCACCGGCCAAAACCCTAACACCAGAGCCGGCTCCTTCTGCTGCATCACAGTCCACCCTTCCAGCTCCTTCTTTGGCTTCTCCTACATCGAATAagcttccacctcctcctctgcaCACTAGCATCGACAGCAGTGTGTTCGCCAACCCCTTCAAGGCCCAGGCGGACCAGAAGCTCAGTGCTCTGCAGAAACATGTCCCGTTAACAATAGAGGCTAAACGCTCACATATTGGCGGCAAACGTGTGTGTGAGGCTTACAGGAAAAATGGGAGGTGCAGATTTGACACGAAATGCAAGTTTGCTCATGACAGTGGCCTCCAGACTCCAGTGATTCCTACTGACAGTCATTCATCTGCAAGGGCTGAAGCACGGGGGTCATCTGAGGCCAGATCAGGTGCAATTGGCTCCAATAGTCAGAGCTCCCAGCAAGAGACAGCAGAAGAGGAGTCAGAAGGTCAGAAAGTGAAGAAGAGGAGAGTGGGACTGAGTAATTCTTTAATTCCTCCAAAACGAGCTCTGAAGCAATATGCAATGCAGAAGGACAGAGAACGAATCAATATGTCCTGA
- the cntf gene encoding ciliary neurotrophic factor, which produces MADMRTRGMNGSDLSRTTAVRAAAIAEQLHHECTILLELYRKKESFSTDVTVADSRLVSVPPPSSQLDARDKLWRLHSALQQCRSLLERAAAKEEEELGGEVKGEYENQRKTVKDRLSLLLVNTGELLKAADGTAVLTPSIEGLELDGPAVLFEVKLWVYRIYKEVDYWTKTAVTTLQALPSVIARERVRTTRVRSTRSTRR; this is translated from the exons ATGGCAGACATGCGGACCAGAGGCATGAACGGATCGGATCTGAGCAGGACCACGGCGGTCAGGGCTGCTGCCATAGCCGAACAGCTGCACCATGAATGCACCATCTTACTGGAACTTTAT aggaagaaggagagctTTTCTACGGATGTCACAGTGGCCGACAGCCGTCTGGTGTCTGTCCCGCCTCCCTCCTCGCAACTGGACGCCAGGGACAAGCTCTGGCGTCTGCACTCTGCTCTGCAACAGTGTCGCAGCTTACTGGAGAGAGCTGCagccaaagaagaagaagagctggGTGGCGAGGTCAAAGGTGAGTAtgagaaccagaggaagacgGTGAAGGACAGGCTGTCGCTTCTGTTAGTCAACACTGGAGAACTCCTAAAAGCTGCAGATGGCACAGCGGTCCTGACTCCCAGCATAGAGGGACTGGAG TTAGACGGTCCGGCTGTTCTGTTTGAAGTGAAGCTGTGGGTATACCGGATCTACAAAGAGGTGGACTACTGGACCAAGACAGCCGTCACCACATTGCAGGCCCTGCCCTCGGTGATAGCCAGGGAACGTGTGAGGACCACCAGGGTTAGGAGCACAAGAAGCACTCGAAGATGA